A single region of the Salvia miltiorrhiza cultivar Shanhuang (shh) chromosome 8, IMPLAD_Smil_shh, whole genome shotgun sequence genome encodes:
- the LOC131001887 gene encoding brefeldin A-inhibited guanine nucleotide-exchange protein 5-like gives MAGAAAGGFVTRAFESMLKECTLRKYTALQAAIQAYIDNGKESGQQSNTGESNEAQPATSKKSSSEPDSGAEEAEMGTDNSNRNPSSVEEIEPVERTTSSSVSIRMVLANAGHTLSGAEAELVLNPLRLAFETKNTKVVELALDCLHKLIEYNHLEGDPGLDGGKDAQLFTDIFNMVCRTVDNSSPDSTTLQVLKVLLTAVASTKLRVHGELLLAVIKICYNIALHSKSPINQATSKAMLTQMLSIIFRRMEADVVSSNEIAVANSEDGLKTVVEEVSSSDHNEPTITLGETLSMKQINSTPVASVQEMQNLADDTDIKGLEAVLEKAVNLEDGGKATRGMVQENMSVGQRDALLLFRTLCKMGMREDNDEVTSKTRILSLELLQGLLEGVSYSFSRNFQFIDSIRAHLSYALLRASVSQSPVIFQYATGIFAVLLLQFRESLKAEIGVFFPVIILRSLDGSDLNQKFTVLRMLEKVCKDSQMLVDLYVNYDCDLEAPNLFERTIATLSKIAQGTQNVDPKAPTTSQIGSIKTSSLQGLVNVLKSLVIWEKSHRESHKQNKGKELFEEEVSSRGNDESKTREDPSSNFEKLKAHKSTIEAVVSEFNRHPGKGIQHLISSGLVEKTPVAVAQFLRNTPNLDKAMLGDYLGQHEEFPLAVMHAYVDFMNFAGMKFDVAIREFLKGFRLPGEAQKIDRIMEKFAERYCAGNPDLFKNADTAYVLAYAVIMLNTDAHNPMVWPKMSKTDFVRMNAMNNAEESASPELLEELYDSIVKEEIKMKDDSAGVLKNSKQKLEVEDRGLINILNLAIPKISSSTGSKPENDAVLKQIQVIIKDHGGKRGVFYTSQRIELVRLMVEAVGWPLLATFAVTMGEIDNKPRVSLCMEGFKEGIHITHVLGMDTMRYAFLTSLIRYNFLHAPRDMRGKNVEALRTLLALCDTEIYAFQDSWFAILECISRLEYAVSWPAMTATIMQGSNQISRDAIIQSLRELSGKPTEQVFVNSVKLPSETVVEFFTALCSVSAEELKQIPARVFSLQKVVEISYYNMARIRMVWARIWSVLSHHFIFAGSHPDEKVAMYAIDSLRQLAMKYLERAELANFTFQNDILKPFVVLIRSSRSDSIRRLIVDCIVQMIKSKVGSIKSGWRSVFMIFTAAADDDLEPIVESAFENVEQVVLEHFDQVVGDCFMDCVNCLIGFANNKTSHRISLKAIALLRICEDRLAEGLIPGGALKPIDVTADETCDVTEHYWFPMLAGLSDLTSDPRAEVRNCALEVLFDLLNERGSKFSSSFWENIFHRVLFPIFDNVRHTGKESTMSSGDEWIRESSVHSLQLLCNLFNTFYKDVCFMLPPLLSLLLDCAKKTDQSVVSISLGALVHLIEVGGHQFSDHDWDTLLKSIRDASYTTQPLELLNNLGFENTKHHNVLIRDLDSPSRVPGGSYLSNHHEAVYENGSIMGRDASVNGIPVEPNQEIVRPMDMEGSEGTPSPSGRTRPTDGGGLQRNQTLGQKIMGNMMDNLFMRSFTSKMKNHTPDVSQPSSPSKLPDSIMESDSRDDEESPILGKIRSKCVTQLLLLGAIDSIQKKFWNKLNMQHKIAIMEILFSILDFAASYNSFSNLRLRMHQIPAERLPLNLLRQELAGTCIYLDILQKTTSTVDMQKEEATKEDKIEGIAEGKLVSFCEQVLREASEFQSSMEETSNMDVHRVLELRSPIIIKVLKGMCEMNARVFRSHLRDFYPLITKLVCCDQMEVRGAITDLFKMQLRTLLPTS, from the exons ATGGCGGGGGCCGCGGCGGGTGGATTCGTGACGCGAGCATTTGAGTCGATGCTCAAGGAGTGTACTCTCAGGAAGTACACTGCTCTGCAGGCCGCCATTCAGGCTTATATAG ACAACGGGAAGGAGTCTGGTCAGCAATCGAACACTGGTGAGAGTAATGAAGCTCAACCAGCAACTTCTAAGAAAAG TTCTTCTGAGCCTGATAGCGGGGCTGAAGAAGCTGAGATGGGAACTGATAATTCAAATAGAAATCCATCTTCTGTTGAGGAGATAGAACCTGTTGAAAGAACTACAAGCAGCAGTGTATCGATCAGGATGGTCTTGGCAAATGCAGGGCATACTTTATCTGGAGCTGAAGCTGAGCTTGTTCTGAATCCACTTAGGCTTGCTTTTGAAACCAAAAACACTAAAGTTGTGGAGCTTGCATTGGATTGCCTTCAT AAACTCATTGAATACAACCACCTAGAAGGTGATCCTGGTCTTGATGGTGGAAAAGATGCACAGTTATTTACAGACATTTTCAACATGGTCTGCAGGACTGTAGATAATTCATCACCTGACAG TACTACTCTTCAAGTATTGAAAGTGCTTCTAACTGCCGTAGCATCAACAAAGTTGCGAG TCCATGGCGAACTGTTGTTGGCAGTCATCAAAATTTGCTATAATATTGCTCTTCATAG CAAGAGTCCTATAAACCAAGCAACATCAAAAGCCATGCTAACCCAGATGCTCAGTATAATTTTTCGACGGATGGAAGCAGATGTG GTGTCTTCCAATGAGATTGCAGTAGCTAACTCTGAGGATGGGTTAAAAACTGTGGTTGAAGAAGTGTCATCCAGTGATCATAATGAGCCAACTATTACTTTGGGTGAAACACTATCAATGAAACAGATAAATAGTACACCTGTTGCTTCTGTTCAAGAAATGCAGAATCTTGCAGATGACACTGATATAAAG GGTTTAGAGGCTGTTCTCGAGAAAGCTGTGAACCTTGAAGATGGTGGTAAGGCTACAAG AGGGATGGTCCAAGAGAACATGAGTGTTGGACAGCGTGATGCTTTACTTCTTTTCCGTACACTTTGTAAG ATGGGTATGAGGGAGGATAATGATGAAGTTACTAGCAAAACACGCATTCTATCTTTGGAGCTTCTGCAG GGGTTACTGGAAGGCGTTAGTTACtcattctcaagaaattttcaatttattgacTCGATCAGAGCTCACCTTTCATATGCATTGTTGCGGGCATCAGTTTCACAATCACCTGTAATATTTCAG TATGCAACAGGAATTTTTGCTGTTCTTTTGTTGCAGTTTAGAGAAAGTCTCAAG GCTGAAATTGGAGTTTTCTTTCCTGTGATTATTCTGCGATCCTTGGATGGTTCAGATCTTAACCAGAAATTTACTGTTCTTAG GATGTTGGAGAAAGTATGCAAGGATTCTCAGATGCTTGTCGACCTTTACGTGAATTATGATTGTGATCTTGAAGCACCAAATTTATTTGAAAGAACA ATTGCTACCTTATCCAAAATTGCTCAAGGTACTCAAAATGTCGATCCAAAGGCTCCCACCACTTCCCAGATAGGATCAATAAAAACATCTTCTCTACAG GGTCTTGTGAATGTTCTTAAATCATTGGTGATCTGGGAAAAGTCTCACAGAGAGTCACACAAGCAGAATAAGGGCAAGGAGTTATTTGAGGAAGAAGTTTCATCTAGAGGAAATGATGAATCAAAAACTAGGGAAGATCCATCAAGCAACTTTGAGAAGCTGAAGGCTCATAAATCCACCATTGAAGCTGTGGTCTCTGAG TTCAATCGCCATCCAGGTAAGGGAATACAACATTTAATATCCAGTGGACTGGTGGAAAAAACTCCAGTTGCAGTTGCCCAGTTTCTGCGAAATACTCCTAATTTGGACAAG GCCATGCTTGGGGATTACTTAGGTCAGCACGAGGAGTTTCCACTTGCTGTTATGCATGCATATGTGGATTTCATGAACTTCGCTGGTATGAAGTTTGATGTTGCAATTCGTGAGTTCCTTAAAGGATTTCGACTTCCAGGGGAAGCTCAGAAAATCGACCGCATAATGGAAAAATTTGCTGAGCG CTACTGTGCAGGCAATCCTGATTTATTCAAGAATGCAGACACAGCTTATGTCCTTGCTTATGCCGTTATAATGCTGAATACCGATGCTCATAACCCGATGGTGTGGCCAAAAATGTCCAAAACTGATTTTGTACGCATGAACGCCATGAATAATGCTGAGGAATCTGCTTCTCCAGAACTCTTGGAAGAGTTATATGATTCCATTGTTAAGgaagaaataaaaatgaaagatgATTCTGCTGgagttttgaaaaatagtaagcAAAAGCTGGAAGTTGAAGACAGAGGTCTCATCAATATTCTCAATCTGGCCATACCCAAAATAAGCTCTTCAACCGGCTCCAAACCTGAGAATGATGCAGTTTTAAAGCAGATTCAGGTTATAATAAAGGATCATGGAGGAAAAAGGGGTGTCTTTTACACTTCACAAAGAATTGAACTTGTGCGACTCATGGTTGAGGCTGTGGGATGGCCATTACTTGCTACTTTTGCTGTTACCATGGGTGAGATAGATAACAAACCTAGGGTTAGCCTTTGTATGGAAGGATTTAAGGAAGGTATACATATTACACATGTTCTTGGAATGGACACCATGCGCTATGCCTTTTTGACATCTTTGATTAG GTATAATTTCTTGCATGCACCAAGAGATATGCGTGGTAAAAATGTAGAAGCCCTCCGCACTCTACTTGCTTTATGTGATACCGAGATCTATGCCTTCCAAGACTCTTGGTTTGCCATTCTAGAATGCATTTCCCGGCTTGAGTATGCAGTATCATGGCCTGCTATGACTGCAACTATTATGCAAGGATCAAACCAGATCTCCAGGGATGCTATTATTCAATCTCTGAGAGAGCTATCTGGAAAACCAACTGAGCAAGTGTTCGTTAATAGCGTCAAATTGCCCAGTGAGACAGTAGTGGAGTTTTTTACTGCCTTGTGTAGTGTATCTGCAGAAGAATTGAAACAGATTCCAGCTCGCGTTTTTAGCTTGCAAAAGGTTGTTGAAATAAGCTATTACAATATGGCTCGTATACGCATG GTTTGGGCTAGAATATGGTCTGTCTTGTCCCATCATTTTATATTTGCTGGGAGCCATCCTGATGAAAAAGTTGCCATGTACGCCATTGATTCTCTTCGGCAACTTGCCATGAAATATTTGGAGCGAGCAGAACTTGCAAACTTCACTTTCCAGAATGATATTTTAAAGCCATTTGTTGTTCTCATTCGAAGCAGCAGGAGTGATTCTATACGAAGGCTTATAGTTGATTGCATTGTTCAA ATGATAAAATCTAAAGTGGGAAGCATAAAATCCGGCTGGCGGAGTGTTTTCATGATTTTCACTGCCGCTGCGGATGATGACTTGGAACCCATAGTTGAAAGTGCATTCGAGAATGTGGAGCAAG TTGTACTGGAACATTTCGATCAGGTTGTTGGGGATTGCTTTATGGATTGTGTCAACTGCCTGATTGGATTTGCCAATAATAAGACTTCCCATCGTATAAGTTTGAAGGCCATTGCTCTGCTCCGCATTTGTGAGGATCGCCTTGCAGAG GGCCTTATACCAGGTGGTGCTCTGAAACCTATTGACGTAACTGCAGATGAAACTTGTGATGTTACTGAGCATTACTGGTTCCCTATGCTGGCTGGTCTCTCTGATCTGACTTCGGATCCAAGAGCAGAGGTCAGAAATTGTGCGCTAGAGGTTTTATTTGATTTGCTCAATGAAAGAGGCAGCAAATTTTCATCTTCGTTTTGGGAGAATATATTCCATCGGGTATTGTTTCCCATCTTTGATAATGTGAGACATACTGGAAAAGAGAGCACTATGTCATCTGGGGATGAATGGATTCGTGAGAGCAGCGTTCATTCACTACAGTTGTTATGCAACCTTTTCAACACCTTCTACAAG GATGTCTGTTTTATGCTGCCTCCACTGCTGAGCTTACTGTTGGATTGTGCCAAGAAAACAGACCAATCAGTAGTCTCAATATCTCTGGGTGCATTAGTGCATCTTATTGAAGTTGGAGGTCATCAGTTCAGTGATCATGACTGGGATACTTTGTTAAAAAGTATAAG GGATGCTTCATACACTACTCAACCCCTTGAGCTTCTCAATAATTTGGGTTTTGAGAATACCAAGcatcataacgtattgataagAGACTTGGACAGCCCTTCACGAGTACCCGGTGGTAGTTATTTATCTAACCATCATGAAGCTGTCTATGAAAATGGGAGTATAATGGGAAGAGATGCCAGTGTTAATGGAATTCCAGTGGAACCCAATCAAGAAATAGTGCGACCGATGGATATGGAAGGATCTGAAG GCACACCATCACCATCTGGCCGGACTAGACCTACTGATGGTGGAGGCCTTCAAAGGAATCAAACACTAGGGCAGAAGATCATGGGAAATATGATGGATAACCTGTTTATGAGAAGTTTTACCTCAAAAATGAAGAACCATACACCTGATGTATCACAACCATCTTCTCCATCCAAG CTTCCTGATTCTATTATGGAGTCTGATTCCAGAGATGACGAAGAAAGTCCTATCTTGGGAAAAATTAGGAGTAAATGCGTCACGCAGTTGTTACTGTTGGGTGCAATTGATAGTATTCAG AAAAAGTTCTGGAACAAGTTGAATATGCAGCATAAGATCGCCATTATGGAGATTTTGTTCTCTATCCTCGATTTTGCTGCCTCGTACAATTCTTTTAGTAATCTCAGATTGCGAATGCACCAAATTCCTGCAGAAAG ACTGCCACTGAATCTTCTCCGTCAAGAGTTGGCTGGAACATGTATCTATTTGGATATCCTACAAAAGACCACGTCTACAGTTGATATGCAGAAAGAGGAAGCTACAAAAGAAGATAAAATTGAAGGAATTGCTGAAGGAAAGCTTGTATCTTTTTGTGAGCAGGTGCTGAGAGAGGCATCTGAATTTCAGTCTAGCATGGAGGAGACATCTAACATGGATGTTCATAGAGTTCTAGAACTTCGTTCTCCAATTATTATCAAG GTGCTAAAAGGCATGTGTGAAATGAATGCCCGGGTTTTCAGAAGTCACCTGAGGGACTTCTATCCTTTGATTACGAAACTCGTCTGCTGTGACCAG ATGGAAGTTCGTGGTGCCATCACCGATCTTTTCAAGATGCAACTGAGGACGCTGCTACCAACCAGCTGA